In Alkalihalobacterium alkalinitrilicum, a genomic segment contains:
- a CDS encoding fibronectin type III domain-containing protein, with the protein MEDLDELKRFTNLRQINLSGLKLEDLSFLQDHPHIEAVNISHNPIDDITTLLDLENLMYVRLANTGADLTIDSETGAIIEQLKEQGVWVSTEDYFSLDVKDKQITETSVTLEWEIKHIGDGVGGIMHTEVYLDGKQVEILELDETQYTLSNLEPGMEYSVELSVSVHGEPDANSTLILTTLSYEMNETEHPSTNGKKQKKENLPNNANRQDWLHGHPAHNNSQALNRLKELNTNSVLIRK; encoded by the coding sequence GTGGAAGATTTGGATGAATTAAAAAGGTTTACTAATTTACGACAGATCAATTTATCTGGTCTGAAATTAGAAGACCTATCTTTTTTACAAGATCACCCTCATATAGAGGCTGTTAATATTAGTCATAATCCGATTGATGATATTACAACCCTCCTTGATCTTGAAAATCTTATGTATGTACGATTAGCAAATACTGGGGCAGATCTGACAATAGACTCCGAAACAGGTGCAATCATCGAGCAACTTAAGGAACAGGGTGTTTGGGTAAGCACAGAGGACTACTTTTCGCTTGATGTTAAAGATAAACAAATAACTGAAACATCCGTTACTCTTGAATGGGAAATAAAGCACATTGGAGATGGCGTTGGTGGGATTATGCATACTGAAGTTTATTTAGATGGCAAACAGGTTGAAATATTGGAGCTAGATGAAACTCAGTACACACTATCTAACCTTGAGCCTGGAATGGAGTATTCTGTTGAGTTATCGGTTTCTGTTCACGGTGAGCCTGATGCTAATTCAACCTTGATATTAACGACATTAAGCTACGAAATGAATGAAACTGAACATCCTAGTACTAACGGAAAAAAACAAAAGAAGGAAAATCTGCCAAACAACGCGAATAGACAAGATTGGTTACATGGACATCCAGCACATAATAATAGTCAAGCCTTAAACAGGTTAAAAGAACTAAACACAAACAGTGTTCTTATTCGTAAATAA
- a CDS encoding response regulator transcription factor has product MNPYNILVVDDEKEIRDAIEIYLKNEGITVIKAQDGIEAIEKLHEHSIHLILLDIMMPRLDGISTAFKIREEKNIPIIILSAKSESTDKILGLQVGADDYVTKPFNPLELIARVKSHLRRYMSLGTYEGISKTINLNGLTLDPEAKEVTAHGEVVKLTPLEYKICELLMTNAGRVFSILDIYERVWKEPSYNAENTVAVHIRKIREKIEIDPKNPRYLKVVWGIGYKMEK; this is encoded by the coding sequence ATGAATCCATATAACATACTCGTTGTTGATGATGAAAAAGAAATTCGAGATGCAATTGAAATTTACTTAAAAAATGAAGGAATTACCGTGATAAAAGCGCAAGACGGGATTGAAGCGATTGAAAAGCTCCATGAACATTCCATCCACCTTATTTTACTAGATATTATGATGCCACGACTTGATGGTATTTCCACTGCATTTAAAATTCGCGAGGAAAAAAACATTCCCATTATTATTTTAAGTGCAAAAAGTGAGAGCACTGATAAAATTTTAGGTCTTCAAGTGGGTGCGGATGATTATGTAACCAAACCGTTTAATCCGCTGGAACTTATCGCTAGAGTTAAATCACATTTGAGAAGGTATATGTCACTCGGAACGTACGAAGGCATTTCTAAAACAATCAATTTGAATGGGCTAACTTTAGATCCCGAAGCGAAAGAAGTGACCGCTCACGGTGAAGTTGTTAAATTAACTCCGTTAGAATACAAAATTTGTGAGCTGCTCATGACAAATGCTGGACGGGTGTTTTCCATCCTTGATATTTATGAACGAGTTTGGAAAGAACCTAGTTATAATGCGGAAAATACGGTCGCTGTTCATATAAGAAAAATTCGTGAAAAAATAGAAATCGATCCTAAAAATCCAAGATATTTAAAGGTGGTATGGGGTATTGGATACAAAATGGAAAAATAG
- a CDS encoding sensor histidine kinase, with amino-acid sequence MDTKWKNRIIVIIWLLLFTYGVKGLYTGASILPYETDYLKSDYFQTHQFEEQFNDFIDYLSFFELSEVTKEEMKNAISVTDQEIEEHRYRYGNLTEQVESITDQYEDQIQQALAEDNEEIAEIYITERYRKVKDITKNFQDDDHVREKIIAEKEQQIDEHFKEIEIERPRFLQYKSMFTYYLTDAVTGKVYTNLSENDVVEDVMNKEQMLFIRSYPTSDNGYFVSNDNYIFRFGYVEGLDHSVFSDEKAAYSGHIGVSKATQSSNPIVQQYYNHKQKHIALLLYLLSSVLIFALSLYFYKKANIAEKISFDQWKPYYDRIPLDIKIISFLVSVIITLTVLLSFNVNSYFDHNVFYIIKESVIALVFSALLLTLTVGQGKFLLQEMKKIQNGKLEWKKTVVYYCFQKASNLVHELFLVRSLGYQLIVLILFIGGSLAFAFVLSVLKPHLLPLFILAFLALCSFILLFIVLKVAYLNKIMNDVNQVANGNFTQDLPIKGRSVFAKLAADINTIKQGVKISQKEQAKSERLKTELITNVSHDLRTPLTSIITYTELLKGTVDLNEDQQSYVEIIDRKSKRLKVLIDDLFEASKMASGNIDLVKERIDIVQLLQQALAEYSETFEQSTIQLRVNKPDTPVYVVVDGQKMWRVFDNLIGNIVKYSLEHTRVYISLQTKKDEVIITFKNVTKYELGENIDELFERFKRGDTSRYTDGSGLGLAIAKSIVDLHNGQLDIDLDGDLFKVTVTISTR; translated from the coding sequence TTGGATACAAAATGGAAAAATAGAATCATTGTTATCATTTGGCTCTTATTATTTACGTACGGTGTAAAAGGACTTTATACCGGAGCTTCTATATTACCTTATGAAACTGACTATTTAAAAAGTGATTACTTTCAGACCCATCAATTTGAAGAACAGTTTAATGACTTTATCGATTATTTAAGCTTTTTTGAACTTAGCGAAGTTACAAAAGAAGAGATGAAAAATGCCATTTCTGTAACCGACCAAGAAATAGAAGAGCACAGATACCGCTACGGTAACTTAACAGAACAAGTAGAAAGTATTACCGATCAGTATGAAGATCAAATCCAACAAGCACTTGCTGAAGATAATGAAGAAATTGCAGAGATTTATATTACAGAAAGATATCGGAAAGTGAAGGACATTACGAAAAATTTCCAAGATGACGACCATGTTCGCGAAAAAATAATAGCCGAAAAAGAACAGCAAATCGATGAGCATTTTAAAGAGATTGAAATAGAGCGACCACGTTTTTTACAATACAAAAGCATGTTTACTTATTATTTAACGGACGCAGTTACGGGTAAGGTTTATACGAATCTCAGCGAAAATGATGTGGTAGAAGACGTCATGAACAAAGAGCAGATGTTATTTATTCGTTCTTATCCAACATCTGATAATGGATACTTCGTTTCAAACGACAATTATATTTTTCGCTTCGGTTATGTTGAGGGTCTAGATCACTCTGTTTTTTCTGATGAAAAGGCAGCATATTCGGGTCATATTGGTGTTTCTAAAGCTACACAATCTTCAAATCCAATCGTCCAGCAATATTATAACCACAAGCAAAAGCATATCGCTTTATTATTGTACTTACTATCTAGCGTACTCATTTTTGCTTTAAGTTTGTATTTTTATAAAAAGGCGAACATTGCTGAGAAAATCTCGTTTGACCAGTGGAAACCATATTATGACCGTATTCCGCTAGATATTAAAATTATTAGTTTTCTTGTGAGTGTAATCATTACCCTCACCGTTTTATTGTCCTTTAATGTGAATAGCTATTTTGACCATAATGTATTTTATATTATTAAAGAGAGCGTTATTGCTTTAGTATTTTCAGCATTATTATTAACACTGACGGTTGGACAAGGGAAGTTTCTGCTACAAGAAATGAAAAAAATTCAAAATGGAAAATTAGAATGGAAGAAAACCGTTGTTTATTATTGTTTTCAAAAAGCTAGTAACCTAGTTCATGAACTGTTTCTCGTTAGAAGCTTGGGTTATCAACTCATTGTATTGATCTTATTTATCGGTGGGAGTTTAGCATTCGCTTTCGTTTTATCTGTATTAAAGCCACACCTTTTACCATTGTTTATTCTTGCGTTTTTAGCTCTTTGTTCCTTCATATTACTATTTATCGTGCTCAAAGTTGCTTACCTTAATAAAATTATGAATGATGTTAATCAAGTTGCTAACGGAAATTTTACTCAAGATCTACCAATAAAAGGGAGATCTGTATTTGCTAAACTTGCTGCTGATATTAATACCATTAAACAAGGCGTGAAAATATCACAAAAAGAGCAAGCGAAAAGTGAGCGGTTAAAAACAGAATTAATTACTAATGTTAGTCATGATTTACGGACGCCTTTAACTTCGATCATTACGTATACTGAACTATTGAAAGGAACAGTAGATTTAAATGAAGATCAACAATCGTATGTTGAAATTATTGATCGCAAGTCAAAGCGACTCAAAGTACTGATTGATGATTTATTTGAAGCTTCAAAAATGGCCAGTGGTAATATCGACCTTGTAAAAGAAAGAATAGATATTGTCCAACTGTTGCAGCAAGCATTAGCAGAATATAGTGAGACATTTGAGCAATCTACAATACAATTACGAGTTAACAAACCTGATACACCTGTTTATGTTGTGGTTGACGGACAAAAAATGTGGCGTGTATTTGATAACCTTATTGGAAATATTGTTAAATACTCACTAGAACATACAAGAGTCTACATTTCATTACAAACGAAAAAAGATGAGGTAATAATTACTTTTAAAAATGTTACAAAATATGAACTTGGTGAGAATATTGATGAATTGTTTGAACGGTTTAAGCGAGGTGACACATCAAGATATACCGATGGTTCTGGACTTGGGCTTGCTATAGCCAAATCAATTGTAGACCTTCACAATGGTCAGTTAGATATCGATTTAGATGGGGACCTTTTTAAAGTAACCGTTACAATTAGTACTAGATAA
- a CDS encoding IS4 family transposase — MDKNTRLSSFGKWVAPINIKLFDEQVEKYQLDKYTKKLKTLSFTKLFLYAHLNQMESLHDLNTALADEKLQKELGFKSISVSQLSRKNRAIDPEFLSTIFLELVRLIHLKTEKRKAIRPIKIIDSSTMPLNLTRCQWAKFRKTKAGVKLHLRLVYVDQELAYPEKAIITDASEHDRNQLEILVDDKDAMYVFDRGYVDYERFDRYTDDGIFFLSRLKKNAVIREIETFNIPEGSPVTSDKMAYIGTTQKRCENVFRIIETVDSKGQLLRLITNRFDLTAEEIGDLYRSRWAIELFFKWLKQHVKIKTFFGYSEEAVHNQLFLGLITYCLSVLIQLEIKSKQTLLQITRWLKRTLWRPVHVWFSYISPKGIP, encoded by the coding sequence ATGGACAAGAATACACGATTATCTTCATTTGGTAAATGGGTTGCGCCCATAAATATAAAACTTTTTGATGAACAAGTTGAAAAGTATCAACTTGATAAGTACACAAAGAAGCTAAAAACACTCTCTTTTACTAAGCTTTTTCTTTATGCTCACTTAAATCAAATGGAAAGTCTCCATGATCTTAATACAGCACTGGCTGATGAGAAGTTACAGAAAGAACTTGGATTTAAATCAATCAGTGTCTCTCAGCTTTCTCGTAAGAATAGAGCGATAGACCCTGAGTTTTTATCAACTATCTTTCTTGAACTTGTACGTCTGATTCACCTCAAGACAGAAAAACGAAAAGCCATCCGACCGATTAAAATCATTGACTCTAGTACGATGCCACTCAATCTTACTCGTTGTCAGTGGGCCAAATTTCGAAAGACTAAAGCTGGCGTAAAACTTCACCTTAGGTTAGTTTACGTGGATCAGGAATTGGCATACCCAGAAAAAGCCATTATCACAGATGCTTCGGAACACGACCGAAACCAACTTGAAATACTCGTTGATGATAAAGACGCCATGTACGTGTTTGACCGCGGGTATGTTGATTATGAACGATTTGATCGTTATACAGATGATGGTATCTTTTTCCTATCCAGACTAAAGAAAAACGCAGTTATTCGAGAGATTGAAACGTTTAACATTCCAGAAGGTAGCCCAGTAACATCAGACAAAATGGCCTATATCGGCACAACACAAAAGCGATGTGAAAATGTGTTTCGTATTATTGAAACCGTTGATTCAAAAGGACAATTACTACGCTTGATTACCAATCGCTTCGATTTAACAGCTGAAGAAATTGGAGATCTATACCGTTCAAGGTGGGCAATTGAGCTCTTTTTCAAATGGTTAAAACAGCACGTAAAAATTAAAACTTTTTTTGGTTATAGTGAAGAAGCAGTTCACAATCAACTGTTTTTAGGACTGATTACGTACTGCCTTAGTGTACTTATCCAACTAGAAATCAAAAGTAAGCAAACACTTTTACAGATCACTCGATGGTTGAAGAGAACTTTATGGCGGCCAGTCCATGTATGGTTCAGTTATATTAGTCCCAAAGGGATTCCGTAA
- a CDS encoding DUF2207 domain-containing protein: MKKKWVCTVMIFALFLLFPYPIFAVDYSISNVDINAYLQDNGLVEVEETFTYEFDGEFNGIIREIVPKEGTAITQFSASEGGKTLVVDHEDHLFRVHRQGKDEIIMVTLHYTIENGVEIYQDIAQFYWPFFDKRNQSTYEKLSITVHPPEPTSDVIAFGYDEAFNKEMIQPDGSVRFDYGTVPSSSNGDIRVAYDQSLFLTSSQPINKLMKDEVLNAQEELIMKAESRVAKRDSLITIANIGIPVFTIILLLLFIKDWIKVRNKRLAIQREGSIFKSLPKQMLSLPATIYFTNHKQLPPQAMAAGLLDLVRQGYVKKVSDHCFKLIERNTNLLHEKLLITWLFEKMGGNGEFCFSDLKSYTKKKKNHDKYSMFQTSWMHAVRKEVNEYSLYENKSKYRIAIGVSSLILLPFIILFPIFGLFGPLLATVILFFTTIIYAIAYMPKTYEGLRIANEWKEFRNRFNVITQSDWEQWSEDERMRAYIYGLGINQKSLVKKNEELTKAFTPPHRTVDHNQTADMSSFVYIGPMASSNFHSASQSAASTTSSGSSSSSSGTGGGGGGSGAF, encoded by the coding sequence TTGAAGAAAAAATGGGTTTGTACAGTGATGATATTTGCCTTATTTTTGTTATTCCCCTACCCTATTTTTGCAGTAGATTATTCGATTTCAAATGTAGACATTAACGCTTACCTTCAGGATAACGGCCTTGTTGAAGTAGAAGAAACTTTTACATATGAATTCGATGGAGAATTTAATGGAATCATCCGTGAAATTGTTCCTAAAGAAGGTACTGCCATTACACAATTTTCTGCTTCAGAAGGAGGAAAGACATTAGTCGTTGATCATGAAGACCACCTATTCCGGGTTCACCGCCAAGGAAAAGATGAAATAATTATGGTGACTTTACATTATACGATTGAAAATGGTGTAGAGATCTATCAAGATATTGCACAGTTTTATTGGCCGTTTTTCGATAAACGAAATCAATCAACCTACGAGAAACTATCGATCACGGTTCATCCTCCAGAACCAACGAGTGACGTCATTGCCTTTGGATACGATGAGGCTTTTAATAAAGAAATGATTCAACCTGATGGGTCTGTACGATTTGATTATGGTACAGTTCCAAGTAGCAGTAATGGTGACATCCGAGTCGCTTATGATCAATCTCTATTTTTGACCAGTAGTCAACCCATAAATAAGTTAATGAAAGACGAAGTTCTAAATGCACAAGAAGAGTTAATCATGAAAGCTGAATCACGTGTTGCGAAACGTGATAGTTTAATTACGATTGCCAACATCGGGATTCCTGTTTTTACTATTATTCTACTACTTCTCTTCATTAAAGATTGGATCAAGGTCCGTAATAAAAGATTAGCGATCCAACGAGAAGGATCAATATTTAAGTCCTTACCCAAGCAAATGTTAAGCTTACCAGCTACGATTTATTTTACTAACCATAAACAGCTTCCCCCTCAAGCGATGGCTGCAGGGTTACTTGATTTGGTACGACAGGGCTATGTAAAAAAAGTGTCTGATCACTGCTTTAAATTGATCGAACGAAATACTAATTTATTGCATGAAAAATTGTTAATCACTTGGTTGTTTGAAAAAATGGGTGGAAATGGTGAGTTTTGTTTTAGCGATTTAAAATCCTATACCAAAAAGAAGAAAAATCATGATAAATACTCTATGTTTCAAACGAGTTGGATGCATGCTGTAAGAAAAGAAGTTAATGAATATTCTCTATATGAAAATAAATCAAAATACCGAATAGCCATTGGTGTTTCCAGTTTAATCTTACTTCCGTTTATTATTCTATTCCCTATCTTTGGCCTGTTTGGCCCACTTCTTGCGACCGTCATATTGTTCTTTACCACAATCATCTACGCCATTGCGTATATGCCTAAGACTTATGAAGGTTTGAGGATTGCTAACGAATGGAAAGAGTTTAGAAACCGTTTTAACGTGATTACACAATCAGATTGGGAACAGTGGTCAGAAGATGAGCGAATGCGCGCTTATATTTACGGACTAGGAATAAATCAAAAATCATTAGTGAAAAAAAACGAAGAATTAACCAAAGCTTTCACACCACCACATCGAACGGTTGACCATAACCAAACAGCAGATATGTCTTCGTTTGTCTACATTGGGCCTATGGCATCTTCAAATTTTCATTCGGCTTCTCAATCAGCAGCAAGCACGACTAGCAGTGGAAGCTCTAGTTCGAGTAGTGGAACTGGTGGCGGCGGTGGTGGGTCAGGTGCTTTTTGA
- a CDS encoding ring-cleaving dioxygenase translates to MNELKGLHHVTAITSSAEKNYEFFTYVLGMRLVKKTVNQDDIQTYHLFFADDRGNAGTDMTFFDFPGIPKGVHGTNEIYKTSFRVPTDAALEYWVKRFDRLDIKHTGIKEQFGKKTLSFVDFDDQHYQLISDEWNKGVESGTPWQKGPIPLEFAITGLGPLFVRVANIDFFKEMLEKVLLFKEIDQDGSFHLFEVGEGGNGAQVIVEYNAVLPPARQGFGTVHHAAFRVDDRSVLEEWDSRLRGYGFQTSGFVDRFFFGSLYSRVAPQILFEFATDGPGFMGDEPYENLGEKLSLPPFLEHRREEIEKYVRPIDTVRSTKEFTKE, encoded by the coding sequence ATGAACGAGCTAAAAGGATTACACCATGTAACAGCAATTACGAGTAGTGCGGAAAAGAACTATGAATTTTTTACGTATGTCTTAGGAATGCGTTTAGTTAAGAAAACGGTTAATCAAGATGATATTCAAACGTATCATTTATTTTTTGCAGACGATAGAGGGAATGCAGGAACCGATATGACGTTCTTCGATTTTCCTGGTATCCCTAAAGGAGTACACGGTACAAACGAAATATATAAAACATCATTCCGTGTACCTACCGATGCCGCTTTAGAATATTGGGTTAAACGTTTTGATCGCTTAGACATAAAACATACAGGCATCAAAGAACAATTTGGTAAAAAGACACTATCTTTCGTTGATTTTGATGACCAGCATTATCAGTTGATCTCAGATGAATGGAATAAAGGTGTGGAATCAGGTACCCCATGGCAAAAAGGACCGATTCCATTAGAATTTGCTATTACTGGTCTAGGACCACTTTTCGTCCGAGTAGCTAACATTGATTTCTTCAAAGAAATGCTAGAAAAAGTTCTATTGTTTAAAGAAATTGATCAAGATGGATCGTTCCACTTATTCGAAGTGGGGGAGGGAGGAAATGGCGCACAAGTAATAGTAGAATATAACGCTGTACTTCCTCCAGCTCGTCAAGGGTTTGGAACAGTTCACCATGCTGCTTTCCGAGTGGATGACCGTTCTGTTTTAGAGGAGTGGGATTCACGCTTACGTGGTTATGGGTTTCAAACATCTGGGTTTGTCGATCGTTTCTTTTTTGGTTCTTTATATTCAAGAGTCGCTCCACAAATTTTATTTGAATTTGCTACCGATGGTCCAGGGTTTATGGGTGACGAACCGTATGAAAACCTCGGCGAAAAATTATCGTTACCGCCATTTTTAGAACACAGACGAGAAGAAATTGAAAAATACGTGCGTCCAATCGATACCGTCCGAAGCACAAAAGAGTTTACAAAAGAGTAA
- a CDS encoding iron-containing alcohol dehydrogenase, with amino-acid sequence MYQVYCRMYQWTYKFVSRFLSWRQPELIEGENSLEELSKLVKNKKINCALIITDKGITDIGLINGLLKGLEEVEVNFIVYDKTVPNPTIDNIEEALKIYYENNCECIIAFGGGSPIDCAKAVGARVARPDKTIEQMKGQLKVKKETPPLFVVPTTSGTGSEATVAAVVSDSKTHEKYAINDTVLIPDVAVLDPMLTINLPQHITSTTGMDALTHAIEAYIGRSNTDETRRYSIEAVKLIFENLYEAYSNGTNVEARKKMQRASYLAGMAFTRAYVGNVHAIAHTLGGFYSIPHGLANAIILPYVLEYYGDSVRNDLSELADLVGIGEEHDSKTQKARKFIEAIKKLNHDMDIPKKVNGIVDTDIPLMVKRALKEANPLYPVPKILNQKEMLQLYQIIRE; translated from the coding sequence ATGTATCAAGTTTATTGTCGAATGTATCAATGGACTTATAAATTTGTTTCTCGTTTTCTCTCTTGGCGTCAGCCTGAATTAATAGAGGGAGAGAATAGTTTAGAGGAACTTTCGAAACTAGTTAAAAATAAAAAGATTAATTGTGCTTTGATTATAACAGACAAAGGAATTACAGATATCGGATTAATTAATGGGTTACTAAAAGGTTTAGAAGAAGTAGAAGTTAATTTCATTGTATATGACAAAACAGTACCCAATCCAACCATTGATAATATTGAAGAAGCATTAAAAATTTATTATGAAAACAATTGTGAGTGCATTATAGCTTTTGGTGGTGGTTCTCCAATCGATTGTGCCAAAGCTGTAGGTGCACGTGTTGCAAGACCTGATAAAACGATCGAACAAATGAAAGGGCAATTAAAAGTTAAAAAGGAGACCCCTCCCCTTTTTGTTGTTCCAACAACATCTGGTACAGGAAGCGAAGCTACAGTTGCCGCGGTCGTATCTGACAGTAAGACACATGAAAAATATGCGATTAATGATACCGTACTTATCCCTGATGTGGCTGTACTTGATCCGATGCTTACTATTAACCTACCGCAGCATATCACGTCAACCACGGGCATGGATGCTTTGACTCATGCGATTGAAGCGTATATTGGCCGAAGTAACACGGATGAAACAAGACGATATAGTATAGAAGCAGTAAAATTAATCTTTGAAAATCTCTATGAGGCTTATTCAAACGGAACAAATGTTGAGGCACGAAAAAAAATGCAGAGAGCGTCCTATTTGGCAGGTATGGCGTTCACTCGTGCGTATGTTGGTAATGTTCACGCTATTGCACACACTCTCGGTGGTTTTTATTCGATCCCCCATGGTTTAGCTAATGCGATCATCCTACCTTATGTTCTGGAGTATTATGGAGATTCAGTTCGCAACGACCTCTCGGAATTAGCTGATCTAGTCGGAATAGGAGAAGAACATGATTCGAAGACACAAAAGGCAAGAAAATTTATAGAAGCTATTAAGAAACTTAACCATGATATGGATATACCGAAAAAAGTAAATGGCATAGTAGATACCGACATTCCACTAATGGTAAAACGAGCATTAAAAGAAGCCAATCCACTTTACCCAGTACCCAAAATTCTCAATCAAAAAGAGATGTTGCAACTCTATCAAATAATAAGAGAATAA
- a CDS encoding arylamine N-acetyltransferase, with translation MTNINNSIKYLNYLNLQLEKPSYKYLEQICNAQLNTFPFENISKLLYFRNHNYNNFEMPSFEKFTKNYSEYNFGGTCYILNSNLMFLLKELGFDCYHVMLGNEHMGIIVKIENERFYVDCGAAAPFFKPVCFENGIQNITHFGKDKVYLLSVEPKSNRYKYVRYTNGKQNGKTWHFNSRQEVKVSDFHEVIEKSNKPNALFMSILRCQLYQTGKQRSVSLVNNKFGIRYSSGETVVKTLSSTEEISKVLLEEFKLPKLPVKEAIEVLKTINIDIFAENAN, from the coding sequence ATGACAAATATAAACAATAGCATTAAATATTTGAATTATCTTAATTTACAATTAGAGAAACCATCATATAAGTATTTAGAACAGATTTGTAATGCACAATTAAATACATTTCCATTTGAAAATATCAGCAAACTACTATATTTTAGAAATCATAATTATAATAATTTTGAAATGCCTTCATTTGAGAAATTTACTAAGAATTATAGCGAATACAACTTTGGAGGAACATGCTATATTTTAAACTCTAACTTAATGTTTTTGTTGAAGGAGTTAGGGTTTGATTGTTATCATGTTATGCTTGGAAATGAACACATGGGCATTATAGTAAAGATTGAGAATGAACGTTTTTATGTTGACTGTGGTGCTGCTGCTCCATTTTTTAAACCAGTTTGTTTTGAGAATGGTATCCAAAACATAACTCATTTTGGTAAGGATAAAGTATATTTATTATCAGTAGAGCCAAAAAGTAATAGATATAAATATGTTCGCTATACTAATGGTAAACAAAACGGCAAAACATGGCACTTTAATTCGCGACAAGAAGTTAAAGTTAGTGATTTTCATGAAGTGATAGAAAAATCGAATAAGCCTAATGCCCTATTTATGTCTATTTTAAGATGCCAACTATATCAAACTGGTAAACAAAGAAGTGTTTCATTAGTAAATAATAAATTCGGTATTCGCTATTCTAGTGGTGAAACAGTTGTCAAGACATTATCATCAACAGAGGAAATTAGTAAAGTCCTTTTAGAAGAATTTAAGTTACCAAAGTTACCAGTAAAAGAAGCTATTGAAGTTTTAAAGACAATAAATATAGACATTTTTGCAGAAAATGCAAATTAG